Proteins encoded within one genomic window of Gloeobacter kilaueensis JS1:
- a CDS encoding peptidylprolyl isomerase — MKSLKFSFSFVLLAVLCGGGTASRVAAKPPAEPVQIPAAYAGLPRLTGKALVELQTSKGPIVIAVDGDRSPINAGNFVDLVQKGVYTNTPVNRSEKGYLMQVSDPQGGNDGGYKDPSTGKIRRIPIEIIPEGQAQPVYGKTLKAAGIPETTFPVMRHLPGAVGLAHTEKDPNSGSTQFYITYGNNEMVNPRGNFLDGRYSVFGYVVDGLTNAEKLRVGDKILSAKVLLGGEKLQPPVTK; from the coding sequence GTGAAATCGCTCAAATTCTCGTTCAGTTTTGTGCTGCTCGCCGTCCTCTGCGGTGGTGGCACAGCCAGCAGGGTTGCTGCCAAACCCCCTGCTGAGCCGGTGCAGATTCCGGCGGCTTACGCCGGGTTGCCCCGGCTCACCGGCAAGGCGCTCGTCGAATTGCAGACGAGCAAGGGACCAATCGTGATCGCCGTCGATGGTGACCGCTCTCCGATTAACGCGGGCAACTTCGTCGATCTCGTTCAAAAAGGCGTCTACACCAATACACCCGTCAACCGCTCCGAAAAAGGCTATCTCATGCAGGTGAGCGACCCGCAGGGCGGCAACGACGGCGGCTACAAGGACCCGAGCACCGGCAAGATCCGGCGCATCCCGATCGAGATCATCCCCGAAGGCCAGGCCCAGCCGGTCTACGGCAAGACCCTCAAGGCCGCCGGCATTCCTGAGACCACCTTTCCGGTGATGCGCCACCTGCCGGGGGCGGTAGGATTGGCCCATACCGAAAAAGATCCCAACTCCGGCTCGACCCAGTTCTACATCACCTACGGCAACAACGAAATGGTCAACCCGCGCGGCAATTTTCTTGACGGGCGCTACAGCGTCTTTGGCTACGTCGTCGATGGCCTGACCAACGCCGAGAAACTGCGCGTCGGCGACAAGATTTTATCGGCAAAAGTGCTACTGGGTGGCGAGAAACTGCAACCGCCAGTCACCAAATAA
- a CDS encoding class I SAM-dependent methyltransferase encodes MASHTLALENYEDDLLARLYDSEYDSFDEDLSFYQEHLVPGEVLELACGSGRLGARLAVAGRRVVGLDLSAAMIRRARKRHLPLPGCEWLLGDMRHFDLGRLFANIAIAFSGLGFLVDAPDRRACLRCCSRHLRPGGRLILDLLPAGAGGTDGTLAGGSIRDPVTGALFAKKTRITREPEIVTIRYCWQSEAMTLTQTLHLKKLTRAQIEAELEEAGLFALEYYGDYRSNPLTDRSPRLLIVATTSKADAA; translated from the coding sequence ATGGCCAGTCACACATTGGCGCTGGAGAACTACGAGGACGACCTGCTCGCCCGGCTCTACGACAGCGAATACGACAGCTTCGATGAGGATCTGAGCTTTTATCAGGAGCATCTGGTGCCGGGGGAGGTACTGGAGCTGGCCTGCGGCAGTGGACGGCTGGGAGCGCGCCTCGCCGTCGCCGGTCGCCGGGTGGTCGGACTGGATCTTTCAGCGGCGATGATCCGCCGCGCCCGAAAGCGCCATCTTCCTCTCCCTGGCTGCGAGTGGCTGCTGGGGGATATGCGCCACTTCGATCTGGGCAGGCTGTTCGCCAATATCGCGATCGCCTTTTCTGGACTGGGATTTCTCGTGGACGCCCCGGATCGTCGGGCCTGCTTGCGCTGTTGCTCCCGCCACCTGCGACCCGGCGGACGGCTGATACTCGACCTGCTGCCTGCCGGTGCCGGTGGTACCGACGGTACCCTTGCCGGTGGCTCGATCCGCGATCCGGTCACCGGCGCTCTGTTCGCTAAAAAGACCCGGATCACCCGCGAACCAGAGATAGTGACTATTCGCTACTGCTGGCAGAGCGAGGCGATGACACTCACCCAGACGCTGCACCTCAAAAAGCTGACCCGAGCGCAGATCGAAGCGGAATTGGAGGAGGCCGGACTGTTCGCCCTCGAATATTACGGCGACTACCGCTCCAATCCCCTCACCGATCGCAGCCCACGGCTTTTGATCGTTGCGACAACCAGTAAAGCAGACGCTGCATAG
- a CDS encoding DUF4079 domain-containing protein has translation MPWTTWLHPLLMLLVVFPAGFAAAALGLQLQQVRTERGARRKVSPKQARERHIAVGVVFLVAVAVVATIGGFVGVHLAKPVDTSWHGIGALSVVILLIISTALVTLKPLKRLRQARFIHSILNGTVIALLVLQFLSGGWIVRQLLRG, from the coding sequence GTGCCCTGGACCACCTGGCTGCACCCGCTGCTGATGTTGCTCGTCGTCTTTCCGGCTGGTTTTGCCGCTGCCGCCCTGGGCCTGCAATTGCAGCAGGTGCGCACCGAGCGGGGGGCGCGGCGCAAAGTTTCGCCCAAACAGGCCCGCGAGCGCCATATCGCCGTCGGCGTCGTCTTTTTGGTGGCGGTGGCGGTGGTGGCGACGATTGGCGGGTTTGTCGGGGTGCATCTGGCCAAGCCGGTCGATACGAGCTGGCACGGTATCGGCGCTTTGAGCGTGGTGATTTTGCTGATCATCTCGACAGCGCTGGTGACGCTCAAGCCCCTCAAGCGGCTGCGGCAGGCCCGCTTCATCCACTCCATTCTCAATGGTACGGTGATCGCCCTGCTCGTTTTGCAGTTTTTGAGCGGTGGCTGGATCGTTCGCCAGTTGCTGCGCGGCTGA
- a CDS encoding ABC transporter permease, with amino-acid sequence MNALRQIWALSWKELRILATDRTAIVTLFVLPTVFLLVMSLALSGLYNRNQRPRVLAINQDQGIVAGKILARLERTGTLELVAIANRQQAEQRLRNREAVAALIFAPAFSAQALRSADPQLVLLVDPAAPREVVLPVQGAISGAAARTLAEVVLPVQLRERFKRFAAQSSDPLSLLPLADAFEDLKVGEVPIQLELPAGSPPQAERPNSLQQNVPAWTIFGLFFIVNTLALSILREREMGTLTRLIAAPLSSVVLLAGKLLPFYLLNLVQAALMFALGILGLGLQVGGQWIALVAVTLAAAFVATSLGLLIATLFETPEQLGSIASVLVVVLAALGGILVPGFVMPEWLRKVALFTPQYWALEGYQNVLLRHSGVLLEVGMLLGFGALFFGLATWRFWSLIRQ; translated from the coding sequence ATGAACGCTCTTCGCCAGATCTGGGCCTTGAGCTGGAAGGAACTGCGCATTCTGGCCACCGACCGCACGGCAATTGTTACGCTCTTCGTTCTACCGACCGTGTTTTTGCTGGTAATGAGCCTGGCCCTCTCGGGCCTCTACAACCGCAACCAGCGGCCCAGGGTGCTTGCGATCAACCAGGATCAAGGCATCGTTGCGGGCAAAATTCTTGCTCGCCTCGAGCGCACCGGCACCCTGGAACTGGTGGCGATTGCCAACCGGCAGCAGGCTGAGCAGCGACTGCGCAACCGTGAAGCGGTGGCAGCCTTGATCTTTGCCCCAGCCTTCAGCGCCCAGGCGCTGCGCTCTGCCGACCCACAGCTGGTCCTTCTCGTCGATCCGGCTGCTCCCCGCGAGGTGGTCCTGCCGGTCCAGGGAGCGATAAGCGGCGCGGCGGCCCGCACCCTCGCCGAGGTGGTCCTGCCGGTCCAGTTGCGCGAGCGCTTCAAACGCTTCGCTGCCCAAAGCAGCGATCCACTCTCGCTGCTGCCGCTCGCCGACGCCTTCGAGGATCTCAAAGTTGGAGAAGTGCCGATCCAGCTGGAGCTACCGGCGGGCAGCCCGCCCCAGGCTGAGCGTCCCAATAGCCTCCAGCAGAACGTTCCGGCCTGGACGATCTTTGGCCTGTTTTTTATCGTCAACACCCTCGCCCTCTCGATCCTCCGCGAGCGAGAGATGGGAACCCTTACCCGGCTCATCGCCGCCCCCCTGTCCTCTGTGGTTCTGTTGGCAGGTAAACTCCTCCCCTTCTACCTGCTCAATCTCGTCCAGGCCGCTTTGATGTTTGCCCTGGGCATCCTGGGATTGGGCCTGCAGGTAGGCGGGCAGTGGATCGCCCTCGTCGCCGTCACCCTCGCTGCCGCCTTCGTCGCCACCAGCCTCGGGCTTTTGATTGCTACCCTGTTTGAGACGCCGGAGCAACTGGGCAGCATCGCGAGCGTCCTGGTGGTCGTGCTCGCCGCTCTGGGCGGCATTCTCGTGCCGGGCTTCGTGATGCCCGAGTGGCTGCGCAAAGTGGCCCTCTTCACACCCCAGTACTGGGCGCTCGAAGGCTACCAGAACGTGCTGCTGCGCCACTCTGGGGTGCTCCTCGAAGTCGGAATGCTCCTGGGCTTTGGAGCGCTCTTTTTTGGGCTCGCCACCTGGCGCTTCTGGTCGCTTATCAGGCAATGA
- the murI gene encoding glutamate racemase, whose product MVLGVFDSGVGGLTVLQQIIRQMPGTAVLYFADTARLPYGGRTTGEICRYVREILHWFESEGVDRVLMACNTSSALALPVVRHEFDISIDGLIDAGAEAALAAGGERIGVIATAATVASRAYSRAIRERSRRAQVWEVACPAFVPLIEGGQWMSDQMRIVARQYLEPLLKQRIDALIYGCTHYPYLAPIFEEFIPASIQRIDPAVAAVARLKATGQPPQECTDQAHYRFCVSGDPEQFAHAASAWLGYRPAVCAVNLPTLPVGLRG is encoded by the coding sequence ATGGTGCTGGGTGTCTTCGATAGCGGGGTGGGTGGTCTGACGGTCCTGCAGCAAATTATCCGCCAGATGCCGGGGACCGCCGTTCTCTACTTTGCCGATACAGCCCGGTTGCCCTACGGCGGGCGAACGACCGGGGAGATCTGCCGCTACGTGCGCGAAATTTTGCACTGGTTTGAGAGCGAAGGCGTCGATCGCGTGCTGATGGCCTGCAATACCAGTTCTGCCCTTGCCTTGCCGGTGGTCCGCCACGAATTTGACATAAGTATCGATGGACTGATCGATGCCGGAGCCGAAGCGGCCCTTGCAGCCGGTGGCGAGCGCATCGGGGTGATCGCCACCGCCGCCACCGTCGCCAGCCGCGCCTACAGCCGGGCCATCCGGGAGCGCTCGCGCCGTGCCCAGGTCTGGGAGGTGGCCTGTCCAGCCTTTGTGCCGCTCATCGAAGGTGGTCAGTGGATGAGCGATCAGATGCGGATTGTCGCCCGGCAGTACCTTGAGCCCCTGCTGAAGCAGCGCATCGACGCGCTTATCTACGGCTGCACCCACTATCCGTACCTGGCTCCAATTTTTGAGGAATTTATACCCGCTTCGATCCAGCGCATCGACCCGGCGGTGGCGGCGGTGGCGCGCCTCAAGGCGACCGGCCAGCCGCCGCAGGAGTGTACGGATCAGGCGCACTACCGTTTCTGCGTCTCGGGCGATCCGGAACAGTTCGCCCACGCTGCCAGTGCCTGGCTGGGTTACCGCCCGGCGGTCTGTGCCGTCAATCTGCCCACGCTGCCGGTGGGCCTGCGCGGTTAA
- a CDS encoding Ig-like domain-containing protein, translating to MRGRWQRALGATILAGGLIGLTAPEARAQPLVPMLVAQAVPQIDTFSAEPVNDLSPGTELIFTVEGSPGSKATISIAGVTTKLPMREIESGTYEARYTIKRRDKITGTTAIRATLRKGKRTATARLSAPLLDTAQSGSPSGSGGGNTTVSIDRFAIDPPVDRLEPGTELVFKLNGTPQARASFTIAGVVTNQAMSEVSPGAYEGRYTIRRNDNFPPGVAITATLESQGQTARYRLQQGLINDDQPPTVQNPSPANNGVASSLRPLISAVFDDGRGSGVDPKSVRIRFDGQDVTSDATITANFFNYQPPRNLAQGTYRVEVDLKDLSGNPGGSSWQFQINRQAAVPQPQQLLLQVTSPANNSQVPAGAVTVRGKSSPGATIAVNVQATTSLVGLFGVNQQVLDQTIQADAQGNFSFQFRSPISAAGTRYEINLTANKNGQSRQQKLILIQQ from the coding sequence ATGCGCGGACGATGGCAGCGGGCGCTGGGCGCGACGATCCTGGCCGGTGGCCTGATCGGGCTAACAGCTCCAGAAGCGCGCGCCCAGCCGCTGGTACCGATGCTCGTAGCCCAGGCGGTGCCCCAGATAGACACCTTCAGCGCCGAACCGGTCAACGATCTCAGTCCCGGCACAGAACTCATCTTTACTGTCGAGGGCAGCCCCGGCAGCAAGGCGACGATCTCGATTGCCGGGGTGACCACCAAGCTGCCCATGCGCGAGATCGAATCGGGCACCTACGAAGCCCGCTACACGATCAAGCGCCGCGACAAGATTACCGGCACCACCGCAATCCGCGCCACCCTGCGCAAGGGCAAGCGCACGGCGACAGCCCGCCTCAGTGCGCCCCTGCTCGACACAGCCCAGAGCGGCAGCCCTTCTGGTTCTGGCGGAGGCAACACGACCGTCAGCATCGACCGCTTTGCCATCGATCCACCGGTCGATCGCCTCGAACCGGGAACGGAGCTGGTCTTCAAGTTAAATGGCACTCCCCAAGCCAGAGCTTCCTTTACGATTGCCGGGGTGGTGACGAACCAGGCGATGAGCGAGGTGAGCCCCGGTGCCTACGAGGGGCGCTACACGATCCGGCGCAACGACAACTTCCCGCCGGGCGTCGCGATCACGGCGACCCTCGAAAGCCAGGGCCAGACCGCCCGCTACCGCCTCCAGCAGGGACTGATCAACGACGATCAACCTCCCACGGTTCAAAACCCTTCACCAGCCAACAACGGCGTCGCCTCCTCCCTGCGGCCCCTCATCTCCGCCGTCTTCGACGATGGCCGGGGTTCAGGGGTCGATCCAAAATCTGTGCGCATCCGCTTCGACGGCCAGGATGTGACCAGCGACGCGACGATTACCGCCAACTTCTTTAACTACCAGCCGCCGCGCAATCTCGCCCAGGGCACCTACCGGGTCGAAGTCGATCTCAAGGACCTCTCCGGCAACCCCGGAGGCAGCAGCTGGCAGTTTCAGATCAACCGCCAGGCAGCCGTTCCCCAGCCGCAGCAACTCCTGTTGCAGGTGACGAGCCCTGCCAACAACAGCCAGGTACCGGCTGGAGCGGTGACTGTGCGCGGTAAGAGTTCTCCCGGCGCTACGATCGCTGTCAATGTTCAGGCGACCACGTCACTGGTGGGGCTGTTTGGCGTCAACCAGCAGGTGCTCGACCAGACGATCCAGGCCGACGCCCAGGGCAACTTCTCCTTCCAGTTCCGCTCCCCCATCTCCGCCGCCGGTACCCGCTACGAGATCAATCTCACCGCCAACAAAAACGGCCAGAGCCGCCAGCAAAAACTGATTCTGATTCAGCAATAG
- a CDS encoding M23 family metallopeptidase, whose product MLRRWLLCAVLAASTAAGALASENSDRAQLALWRQVSFPLDNFTRISSHFGWRGSPTGGRRGEFHSGLDMPAPTGSYIRAWADGQVSDLSYDSRCGWHIVVVSGDWKSVFCHLSGVAVQQGQNVQAGQIVAAVGSTGRSTGPHLHWTLRYQGKLVNPELVIQAMALAWQGGAVPTVAPAADVPVEAQQDAVPGEQEP is encoded by the coding sequence ATGCTGCGCAGATGGCTGTTGTGCGCCGTCCTGGCAGCCAGCACCGCCGCCGGTGCCCTGGCTAGCGAAAATAGCGACAGAGCCCAGCTTGCTCTGTGGCGACAGGTTTCTTTTCCCCTCGACAACTTCACCCGCATCTCCTCGCACTTTGGCTGGCGCGGCTCGCCCACCGGCGGGCGGCGCGGCGAATTTCACAGCGGCCTCGACATGCCCGCGCCCACGGGCAGCTACATTCGCGCCTGGGCGGACGGCCAGGTAAGTGATCTCAGCTACGACAGCCGCTGCGGCTGGCACATCGTCGTCGTCTCCGGAGACTGGAAGAGCGTTTTTTGTCACCTGAGCGGCGTGGCCGTGCAGCAGGGCCAGAACGTGCAGGCCGGGCAGATCGTGGCAGCAGTGGGCAGCACGGGCCGCTCCACCGGCCCCCACCTGCACTGGACCTTGCGCTACCAGGGCAAGCTCGTCAACCCCGAACTGGTGATCCAGGCGATGGCTCTTGCCTGGCAGGGGGGAGCGGTGCCGACGGTAGCACCGGCTGCCGATGTCCCGGTTGAAGCTCAGCAAGACGCGGTGCCGGGCGAGCAGGAGCCCTGA
- a CDS encoding SagB/ThcOx family dehydrogenase: MYSQRSGSIPFCIFYHQKTKYSPEGLARRNHSIDWSHPPATSKGYRSGTVYDLKPYLSDTEKVQSNGLLDRLSRLLYLTYGVTAVVPYPDGPFYMRAAPSAGGLYPAEVYLLSRGLPELPAGAYNYLVPAHTLVHFWSGEGWQGLSDACFDHPALKQAQIAIVISAVFQRSAWRYEDRAYRRIFLDSGHLLGNLELAAALEAYRVRLITGFADDALNGLLFLPPSEEEALAVAALVEADAPDHPPGRQALPSPVHGNYPPVPEGQLLDYLHRVSKIDARPPTSPPAVVQADKYNFPFCLKVSTQSGPLDWDAKLEETILRRRSTRRYTGEDLNFAELAWLLDFTYQPQHYAAQGFDPAPEFAHLELLSTFVAVLGVQGLEAGCYYYAPQAQELRQIRFKNFRPEIHHLCLGQDLGRDSAAVVFHTADLAAATALYGERAYRTLHLDSGHLGQRLNLAAIRLGLGVSGIGGFFDDQVNEVLGIPEQEAVLYITTLGRPARSATADG; the protein is encoded by the coding sequence GTGTACTCGCAGCGCTCCGGCTCGATCCCCTTCTGCATCTTCTACCACCAGAAGACCAAGTATTCGCCCGAGGGCCTGGCCCGGCGCAACCACTCCATCGACTGGTCTCACCCGCCTGCGACCAGCAAGGGCTACCGATCAGGCACGGTCTACGACCTCAAGCCCTACCTTTCGGACACGGAGAAGGTGCAGAGCAATGGCCTGCTTGATCGGCTGTCGCGGCTGCTCTATCTCACCTACGGCGTCACAGCGGTCGTTCCCTACCCCGACGGGCCGTTTTATATGCGCGCTGCCCCTTCCGCCGGTGGCCTCTACCCGGCGGAGGTCTACTTGCTGAGCCGTGGTCTGCCGGAGCTGCCTGCTGGAGCCTACAACTATCTGGTGCCTGCCCACACCCTGGTGCATTTTTGGAGCGGTGAGGGCTGGCAGGGACTGTCCGACGCCTGCTTCGACCATCCCGCCTTAAAGCAGGCCCAGATCGCAATTGTCATCAGCGCTGTCTTTCAGCGCTCCGCCTGGCGCTACGAGGACCGCGCCTACAGGCGCATCTTTCTTGACAGTGGCCACCTGCTGGGCAATCTGGAACTGGCGGCGGCCCTGGAAGCCTACCGCGTCCGTCTCATCACGGGCTTTGCCGACGACGCGCTCAATGGCCTGTTGTTTCTGCCGCCCTCCGAAGAAGAAGCGCTGGCGGTGGCCGCCCTGGTGGAGGCGGACGCGCCGGATCACCCTCCGGGCCGGCAGGCGCTGCCCTCGCCCGTCCACGGCAATTATCCGCCGGTGCCGGAAGGCCAGCTTCTTGACTACCTGCACCGGGTCTCCAAGATCGATGCCAGACCGCCTACCAGTCCACCGGCAGTCGTCCAGGCCGACAAGTACAACTTTCCTTTTTGCCTGAAAGTATCCACCCAGAGCGGACCGCTCGACTGGGACGCAAAGCTGGAGGAGACGATCCTGCGGCGGCGATCGACCCGCCGCTATACCGGAGAAGATCTCAACTTTGCTGAGCTGGCCTGGCTGCTCGACTTTACCTACCAGCCCCAGCACTACGCCGCCCAGGGATTCGACCCCGCGCCAGAATTTGCCCATCTTGAATTGCTTTCTACCTTCGTGGCCGTCCTGGGGGTGCAGGGTCTGGAAGCGGGCTGTTACTACTACGCGCCCCAGGCCCAGGAACTGCGCCAGATCCGCTTCAAGAATTTCCGCCCCGAAATCCACCACCTCTGCCTGGGCCAGGATCTCGGGCGCGACAGCGCCGCCGTCGTCTTTCACACCGCCGATCTGGCTGCAGCCACAGCGCTTTATGGCGAGCGGGCCTACCGCACCCTCCACCTCGACAGCGGCCACCTCGGCCAGCGGCTGAACCTGGCTGCCATCCGCCTTGGGCTGGGGGTAAGCGGCATCGGCGGATTCTTCGACGATCAGGTGAACGAAGTGCTGGGCATTCCTGAGCAGGAGGCGGTGCTCTACATCACCACCCTTGGACGGCCCGCAAGGAGTGCCACCGCCGATGGGTGA
- a CDS encoding polysaccharide deacetylase family protein — translation MRNLPRSFVLALLSLFMLGAALYLSRFTPPAPASPATPPAVLLPPIPAVASLPEPPPAASVTNPPVPASFQGKIFKQGHLKRGEKVVALTFDDGPWPDSTRQVLAILRRNQITATFFCIGRHIQEHPELLKEVAVAGQVLGNHTWNHLYRPLSTARAAGEIDRTEALIKKITGVETRLFRPPGGVLGNGQVAYARRRDYAVVLWSVDSGDSHRHPTAAGMIRRVLAGVRPGGVVLLHDGGGLHPTVHALPQIIAGLKAKGYRFVTVPELMAMQVQQQAPPAIKVPLPATSAGQ, via the coding sequence ATGCGCAACCTCCCACGGTCGTTTGTTCTGGCTTTGCTCAGTCTTTTTATGCTGGGCGCGGCGCTCTACTTGAGCCGCTTTACCCCACCGGCACCGGCTTCACCGGCAACGCCCCCGGCGGTTCTCCTGCCGCCCATTCCAGCGGTAGCGAGCCTACCGGAACCACCGCCTGCAGCTTCTGTAACCAATCCACCCGTTCCAGCATCCTTTCAAGGAAAAATTTTCAAGCAGGGCCACCTTAAAAGGGGCGAGAAGGTGGTGGCTCTGACCTTCGACGATGGTCCCTGGCCTGACAGCACCCGCCAGGTGCTGGCCATCCTGCGGCGCAACCAGATCACCGCTACGTTCTTTTGCATTGGCCGCCACATCCAGGAGCACCCGGAGCTTTTAAAAGAGGTCGCTGTCGCCGGTCAGGTGCTCGGCAACCATACCTGGAATCATCTTTACCGGCCCCTCTCCACTGCCCGCGCCGCCGGTGAGATTGACCGTACCGAGGCGCTCATCAAAAAGATTACCGGCGTCGAGACCCGCCTGTTTCGTCCGCCCGGCGGCGTGCTCGGCAACGGTCAGGTAGCCTACGCCCGCCGCCGCGATTACGCCGTAGTGCTCTGGTCGGTCGATTCGGGCGACTCCCATCGCCATCCGACCGCCGCCGGTATGATCCGGCGGGTACTGGCCGGTGTCCGACCGGGGGGGGTGGTTCTGTTGCACGACGGCGGTGGCCTGCATCCGACAGTCCACGCCCTGCCGCAGATCATTGCGGGCTTAAAGGCAAAGGGCTACCGCTTTGTCACCGTCCCCGAGCTGATGGCGATGCAGGTGCAACAGCAGGCTCCGCCCGCTATAAAAGTGCCCCTGCCAGCTACGAGCGCAGGTCAATAA
- a CDS encoding ABC transporter ATP-binding protein produces the protein MLLEVCNLYRRYGEREAVAGLSFGVESGEIFGLLGPNGAGKSSTLGMIAGLIRPDAGSIRVAGIAGERARERIGFVPQALALYPALTACENLTFWGEIYGLKRHQLQERIRAVLDLVGLSERSQEPVARFSGGMQRRLNLAIGLIHQPQLLLLDEPTVGVDPQSRNRIFEGIEQLNREGLSILYTSHQLGEVEQLCHRVAVLDRGRIIAQGSPAELVARSGQGLVVLGVSAPLEEQLARLVVLPDVLNVQQAPGQVTIATARPQQVLAPVLEVLNKAGLAVQSVQLVEPSLEAVFLQLTGRSLRDEP, from the coding sequence ATGCTGCTTGAGGTGTGCAATCTTTACAGGCGCTACGGCGAGCGGGAGGCGGTGGCCGGTCTGTCGTTTGGTGTAGAGTCGGGCGAGATCTTTGGCCTGCTCGGGCCGAACGGGGCGGGCAAGTCGAGCACCCTCGGGATGATCGCGGGTTTGATTCGGCCCGACGCTGGGTCCATTCGCGTTGCTGGAATTGCTGGTGAGCGCGCCCGTGAGCGGATAGGCTTCGTGCCCCAGGCGCTGGCGCTCTATCCGGCTCTCACAGCCTGCGAGAATCTCACCTTCTGGGGAGAGATTTACGGTCTCAAGCGCCACCAACTGCAGGAGCGCATCCGCGCCGTTCTCGATCTTGTCGGCCTTTCTGAGCGCTCGCAGGAACCGGTCGCCCGCTTTTCAGGCGGAATGCAGCGCCGGTTGAACCTGGCGATTGGCCTGATTCACCAGCCGCAACTGCTGCTACTCGATGAACCAACTGTCGGGGTCGATCCCCAGAGCCGCAACCGGATCTTCGAGGGCATCGAGCAACTCAACCGCGAAGGGCTGAGCATTCTCTACACCAGTCACCAGTTGGGGGAGGTCGAACAGCTCTGCCACCGCGTCGCCGTCCTCGATCGAGGCCGGATTATTGCCCAGGGTTCGCCCGCAGAACTGGTAGCCCGCTCTGGCCAGGGTCTGGTTGTACTCGGGGTAAGCGCGCCCCTGGAGGAACAACTGGCGCGGCTGGTTGTCCTACCCGATGTGCTGAACGTTCAACAAGCGCCGGGGCAAGTGACGATAGCCACAGCCCGGCCCCAGCAGGTGCTCGCGCCGGTGCTCGAGGTCTTGAATAAAGCGGGACTGGCCGTCCAGAGCGTGCAACTCGTGGAACCCAGCCTGGAGGCAGTCTTTTTGCAGCTGACGGGCCGCTCACTTAGAGACGAGCCATGA